Proteins found in one Kwoniella bestiolae CBS 10118 chromosome 1, complete sequence genomic segment:
- a CDS encoding potassium/sodium efflux P-type ATPase, fungal-type, producing the protein MLANAWTFSPEDALAYFGTNAETGLTEEQVKRNREAYGENSLPESPPTSLFKLIIAQFKDQLVLILLGSAVVSFVLALFEDVSEPGGSWLTAFVEPSVILLILIANATVGVVQETNAEKAIDALREYSPDEASVIRSGRLAKVPASELVPGDIISVHVGDRIPADCRILSFSSSSFRVDQAMLTGESMSVGKSEGTVKDHAAVKQDMTNMLFSGTTVVNGAAKAVVALTGSRTAIGAIHSSISKDDEEEEKTPLKRKLDDFGDQLAKVISVICVLVWLVNIRHFNDPSHHGWLSGAIYYLKIAVALAVAAIPEGLAAVITACLALGTKKMAKRGAIVRNLPSVETLGCTNVICSDKTGTLTTNQMSVARFLTCDGTGFAEYQVGGTTFAPIGSITTLDGQHAEKTAVRTAPVNKLVEISAICNDAKIAYHAESDTYTNVGEPTEAALKVLVEKLASDSDAFNTGLANLAPQARATAVNDHYETRVKRVLTFEFTRDRKSMSVLAQSPSGTSLLVKGAPESVIERCSKVILPSGVSELTSDLRTKLAQKQLEYGHKGLRTLALAYVDESDNDVSHYKTNSAEDYVKFERDMTFVGLVGMLDPPRPEVRDAIAKCRTAGIRTIVITGDNKNTAETICREIGVFGKDEDLTGKSYTGKELDALSQEEKILAIQRASLFSRTEPTHKSQLVDLLQGLGLVVAMTGDGVNDAPALKKADIGIAMGSGTDVAKLAADMVLATDNFATIEKAVEEGRAIYNNTKQFIRYLISSNIGEVVSIFLTVLLGMPEALIPVQLLWVNLITDGLPATALGFNPPDHQIMRTPPRSSKEPLVGGWLFFRYMVIGTYVGAATVFGYAWWFMFYSAGPQISFHELTHFHQCSTTFPNLDCSMFTGLPSMRATTVSLSILVVIEMFNACNSLSENESLLVLPLWTNPYLVASIALSMALHFMILYVPFFRTMFRITALNREEWIAVLVISAPVVVIDEVLKFVSMRLNGSTKVKKE; encoded by the exons atgTTGGCGAACGCTTGGACATTCAGTCCGGAAGATGCTCTGGCGTATTTTGGCACTAACGCCGAGACTGGTCTGACGGAAGAGCAGGTAAAGAGGAATAGGGAAGCTTATGGAGAGAATT CTCTACCCGAGTCcccacccacatccctcttcaagctcattATCGCCCAATTCAAGGATCAACTAgtcctcatccttctcggCTCAGCTGTGGTCTCATTCGTATTAGCCCTGTTTGAAGATGTGTCGGAACCTGGAGGATCATGGTTGACCGCCTTTGTAGAACCTTCGGTCATcctgttgatcttgatcgcAAATGCGACTGTCGGTGTAGTTCAGGAAACAAACGCTGAGAAGGCTATCGAC GCACTCAGAGAATACTCTCCAGACGAAGCCTCAGTGATACGTTCCGGCAGATTAGCCAAAGTCCCCGCCTCAGAACTCGTACCAGGAGATATCATCTCTGTGCACGTCGGTGATCGTATACCTGCCGATTGTCGAATCCTGTCAttctcctcgtcttcgtTCAGGGTCGATCAAGCTATGTTGACAGGAGAGTCAATGTCCGTCGGAAAATCCGAAGGTACCGTCAAAGATCATGCTGCCGTCAAGCAAGATATGACCAACATGCTTTTCTCCGGTACCACCGTTGTCAACGGCGCTGCCAAAGCTGTAGTTGCTCTTACAGGATCCAGAACAGCTATCGGCGCTATCCATTCAAGTATCTCCaaagacgacgaagaagaggagaagacccccttgaagaggaagttggatgatttTGGAGATCAACTGGCTAAAGTCATCTCGGTCATTTGTGTGCTCGTGTGGCTTGTCAACATCCGTCATTTCAACGATCCAAGTCATCATGGTTGGCTTAGCGGTGCGATCTACTACCTCAAGATTGCTGTCGCTTTGGCTGTGGCTGCCATACCTGAAGGTCTCGCTGCTGTCATCACCGCTTGTCTCGCTTTGGGTACCAAGAAGATGGCCAAGAGAGGTGCGATCGTCAGGAACTTACCTAGTGTGGAAACCTTGGGTTGCACCAATGTGATTTGTTCGGATAAGActg GTACTCTCACCACCAACCAGATGAGTGTTGCTCGATTCCTTACTTGTGACGGTACCGGTTTCGCCGAATACCAAGTGGGCGGTACCACTTTCGCTCCTATCGGCTCAATCACTACTCTTGATGGTCAACATGCCGAGAAGACTGCCGTCAGAACTGCCCCTGTCAACAAGCTCGTCGAAATCAGTGCTATCTGTAATGATGCCAAGATCGCGTACCACGCT GAATCTGATACCTACACGAATGTTGGTGAACCTACCGAAGCTGCCCTGAAGGTACTTGTAGAAAAGCTTGCCTCCGATTCCGACGCCTTCAACACTGGTCTTGCCAACCTCGCTCCTCAAGCCAGAGCTACTGCCGTCAATGATCATTACGAGACTCGAGTCAAGCGAGTCTTGACTTTTGAATTCACCCGTGATAGGAAATCCATGTCTGTACTTGCTCAATCGCCATCCGGTACTTCTCTTCTGGTCAAAGGTGCCCCGGAATCCGTCATCGAAAGATGTAGCAAGgtcatccttccttccggTGTATCCGAGCTTACTTCTGATCTTCGGACCAAACTCGCTCAGAAACAGCTTGAATACGGTCACAAGGGTCTCAGAACGCTCGCTCTTGCCTATGTCGACGAATCAGACAACGATGTTTCGCACTACAAGACCAACTCTGCTGAAGATTACGTCAAATTCGAAAGAGATATGACCTTTGTTGGATTAGTAGGAATGCTCGACCCACCTCGACCCGAAGTCAGAGATGCTATTGCGAAATGTCGAACTGCCGGTATCAGGACCATAGTGATCACTGGAGATAACAAGAACACCGCCGAGACTATCTGCCGGGAGATTGGTGTCTTCGGTAAAGACGAAGACTTGACTGGTAAATCATATACAGGAAAGGAACTCGATGCGTTATctcaagaagagaagatccTAGCCATTCAGCGAGCCTCATTGTTCTCCAGAACTGAACCTACCCATAAATCGCAATTGGTCGACTTGCTCCAAGGATTAGGATTGGTAGTAGCCATGACAGGAGATGGAGTGAACGATGCCCCCGCACTCAAGAAAGCGGATATTGGTATCGCCATGGGCTCAGGAACGGACGTAGCTAAACTCGCTGCCGATATGGTATTGGCCACGGACAACTTTGCGACCATCGAAAAAGCCGTAGAAGAAGGTCGAGCGATTTACAATAATACGAAACAATTCATCAGGTATTTGATCTCGTCAAATATCGGTGAAGTAGTTTCCATCTTCCTTACTGTCTTACTGGGTATGCCCGAGGCGTTGATCCCCGTCCAACTCCTCTGGGTCAACCTGATCACAGATGGTCTTCCGGCTACGGCTCTTGGATTCAATCCCCCCGATCATCAGATTATGCGAACTCCCCCTAGATCTTCGAAGGAACCCCTGGTGGGCGGATGGCTGTTCTTTAGATATATGGTCATTGGGACTTATGTTGGTGCGGCAACTGTGTTTGGATATGCTTGGTGGTTCATGTTTTACTCTGCTGGACCGCAGATCAGCTTCCACGAGCTT ACCCACTTCCACCAATGttccaccaccttccccaaCCTAGACTGCTCAATGTTCACCGGCCTCCCCTCCATGCGAGCTACGACCGTCTCCCTCTCGATCCTAGTGGTCATCGAAATGTTCAACGCCTGCAACTCCCTATCAGAGAATGaatccctcctcgtccttccACTATGGACTAACCCTTACCTCGTCGCTTCCATCGCTTTGTCCATGGCACTGCACTTTATGATTCTCTATGTACCCTTCTTCAGAACTATGTTTAGGATCACGGCTCTGAACAGGGAAGAATGGATTGCGGTTTTGGTTATTTCCGCGCCGGTGGTGGTTATtgatgaggtgttgaagTTTGTTAGTATGCGATTGAACGGTAGTacgaaggtgaagaaggagtag